A part of Scylla paramamosain isolate STU-SP2022 chromosome 24, ASM3559412v1, whole genome shotgun sequence genomic DNA contains:
- the LOC135112921 gene encoding serine-rich adhesin for platelets-like → MAPTHQSSVLAENSEMATKTTSDSTNMVHSIKKESHSNSSSSSSSTTSSNEINDRLFGTSQEMLLPITSRGHFFRDAFFQDARQHFEGAVTNVLDQWGRRSSVQDDLTSYRMLRRADLSENSQAVTVTEDSTCHKVVIDVQDFKDGGVSVKVVDEDLVVVEGSMEQQNGGSVSKKSFRRSFAFPGLVKGAGVASTMSADGILTITVPKKENITQLTDINIQRSSNKANRTAETTKVSAESAHQTSERQSQKASSLASNETTHKNSLTKDSKEVHQATSGTNSTTETTFKKSVCENSFPVQPSDLLLPISHSGPFFQDSFFTQAHQEFEEAMKKVLNTVGESPRSDVMTSYRSLREQNLTEENQALSVTEDSHQHKVVIDVRDFMAGDLKVKVVDEDQVVVEGSVEQQNGGSLSKKSFRRSFNFPGLVKAADIASTMSSDGILTITVPKKESAAQLTDISIQRSSSKANREAETTEVSAESAHQTSETQSQKASSLVSNETTHKNSLTKDSKEVHQATSGTNSTTETTCKKSVCENSFPVQPSDLLLPISHSGPFFQDSFFTQAHQEFEEAMKKVLNTFGESPRADVMTSYRSLREQNLTEENQAVSVTEDSHQHKVVIDVKDFMDGDVKVKVVDEDQVVVEGSVEQQNRGSLSKKSFRRSFNFPGLVKAADITSTMSSDGVLTVIVPKKESVAQLTDINIQRSSSKANRAAETTKVSAESAHQTSERQSQKESSLASNETTHKNSLTKDSKEVHQATSGTNSTTETTCKKSVCENSFPVQPSDLLLPISHSGPFFQDSFFTQAHQEFEEAMKKVLNTVGESPRADVMTSYRSLREQNLTEENQAVSVTEDSHQHKVVIDVKDFMDGDVKVKVVDEDQVVVEGSVEQQNRGSLSKKSFRRSFNFPGLVKAADITSTMSSDGVLTVIVPKKESVAQLTDINIQRSSSKVNRAAETTEVSAESDHQISERQSQKASSLASNETTNKNSLTKDSKEVHQATSGTNSTTETTCKKSVCVNSFPVQPSDLLLPISHSGPFFQDSFFTQAHQEFEEAMKKVLNTVGESPRADVMASYRSLREQNLTEENQAVSVTEDSHQHKVVIDVKDFTAGDLKVKVVDEDQVVVEGSVEQQNGGSLSKKSFRRSFNFPGLVKAADITSTMSSDGILTITVPKKEDVQMIASNFKMVNAGNTSKAELSSINSSSKLMKESNSKTSIHTETAVDTEKQVSSNTTCSDKWETDSNYSVESTKIGNGHLDAKRRSSWELDSLLPVFPKGPFFHDSYFKESRQHFDAAVKEALSRLGHEETQTDNFSLYRNLRMSDMTDHSQAVKITENEQVHQVVLDVHDFLGGDIKVKVVGRNEVEVEGRIEKEEGGCMSMQSFCRSFHLPGVVDVDAVTSCLSSDGVLTIKAPKGAAGAGRGGC, encoded by the exons ATGGCACCCACACACCAGTCTTCCGTCCTTGCTGAGAACAGTGAAATGGCCACAAAAACCACAAGCGACTCCACGAACATGGTCCACAGCATCAAAAAGGAAAGccacagcaacagcagtagcagtagcagcagtaccacAAGCAGCAATGAAATCAACGACAGACTCTTCGGGACGTCACAGGAAATGTTGCTACCGATCACTTCCAGGGGACACTTTTTCCGTGATGCTTTCTTTCAAGACGCCCGCCAACACTTCGAAGGTGCAGTGACAAATGTGCTCGACCAGTGGGGTCGCAGATCGAGTGTGCAAGATGACCTGACCAGCTACAGGATGTTGCGGAGGGCTGACCTCAGCGAGAATAGTCAGGCCGTCACAGTCACTGAGGACAGCACGTGCCACAAG GTGGTGATAGACGTGCAAGACTTCAAGGATGGGGGTGTATCGGTGAAGGTGGTGGACGAGGAcctggtggtggtagaaggcAGCATGGAGCAGCAGAATGGAGGGTCAGTGTCCAAGAAGAGTTTTCGCCGCAGCTTCGCCTTCCCAGGGCTGGTCAAGGGTGCAGGCGTCGCCTCCACCATGTCCGCTGACGGCATCCTCACTATAACAGTGCCAAAGAAG gAGAACATCACACAACTCACTGACATCAACATTCAGAGGTCCAGTAACAAGGCAAATAGGACAGCAGAAACCACAAAGGTGTCAGCTGAGTCTGCTCACCAGACTTCAGAGAGACAGTCACAAAAAGCATCGTCACTGGCTTCCAATGAAACAACACACAAGAATTCTCTTACCAAAGACTCAAAGGAAGTCCATCAAGCAACCAGTGGAACCAACTCCACAACAGAAACAACTTTCAAGAAGTCAGTGTGTGAGAACAGCTTCCCAGTTCAACCCTCTGACCTTCTGCTGCCCATTTCTCACAGTGGACCTTTCTTCCAAGACTCATTCTtcactcaagctcaccaggagTTTGAGGAGGCCATGAAGAAGGTGCTGAACACTGTTGGGGAGTCTCCCAGATCTGACGTCATGACCTCTTACAGGAGTCTGCGGGAACAAAATTTGACGGAAGAGAACCAGGCATTATCTGTCACTGAGGACAGTCATCAGCACAAG GTGGTGATTGATGTCAGAGATTTTATGGCTGGAGACttgaaggtgaaggtggtggatgaggaccaggtggtggtggagggcagtGTGGAGCAGCAGAATGGAGGGTCATTGTCAAAGAAGAGTTTCCGCCGCAGCTTCAATTTCCCTGGGCTGGTCAAGGCAGCAGACATTGCCTCAACCATGTCTTCTGATGGCATTCTCACTATAACAGTGCCAAAGAAG GAGAGTGCTGCACAACTCACTGACATCAGCATTCAGAGGTCTAGCAGCAAGGCAAACAGGGAAGCAGAAACCACTGAAGTGTCAGCTGAATCTGCTCACCAGACTTCAGAGACACAATCACAAAAAGCATCGTCACTGGTTTCCAATGAAACAACACACAAGAATTCTCTCACCAAAGACTCAAAGGAAGTCCATCAAGCAACCAGTGGAACCAACTCCACAACAGAAACAACTTGCAAGAAGTCAGTGTGTGAGAACAGCTTCCCAGTTCAACCCTCTGACCTCCTGCTGCCCATTTCTCACAGTGGACCTTTCTTCCAAGACTCATTCTTCACCCAAGCTCACCAGGAGTTTGAGGAGGCCATGAAGAAGGTGCTGAACACTTTTGGGGAGTCTCCCAGAGCTGACGTCATGACCTCTTACAGGAGTCTGCGGGAACAAAACTTGACCGAAGAGAACCAGGCAGTGTCTGTCACTGAGGACAGTCACCAACACAAG GTGGTGATTGATGTCAAAGATTTTATGGATGGAgacgtgaaggtgaaggtggtggatgaggaccaggtggtggtggagggcagcGTGGAGCAGCAGAACAGAGGGTCATTGTCCAAGAAGAGCTTCCGCCGCAGCTTCAACTTCCCTGGGCTGGTCAAGGCAGCAGACATTACCTCTACCATGTCCTCTGATGGTGTTCTCACTGTCATAGTACCAAAGAAG GAGAGTGTTGCACAACTCACTGACATCAACATTCAGAGGTCCAGTAGCAAGGCAAACAGGGCAGCAGAAACCACTAAAGTGTCAGCTGAATCTGCTCACCAGACTTCAGAGAGACAGTCTCAAAAAGAATCATCACTAGCTTCCAATGAAACGACACACAAGAATTCTCTCACCAAAGATTCAAAGGAAGTCCATCAAGCAACCAGTGGAACCAACTCCACAACAGAAACAACTTGCAAGAAGTCAGTGTGTGAGAACAGCTTCCCAGTTCAACCCTCTGACCTCCTGCTGCCCATTTCTCACAGTGGACCTTTCTTCCAAGACTCATTCTtcactcaagctcaccaggagTTTGAGGAGGCCATGAAGAAGGTGCTGAACACTGTTGGGGAGTCTCCCAGAGCTGACGTCATGACCTCTTACAGGAGTCTGCGGGAACAAAACTTGACCGAAGAGAATCAGGCAGTGTCTGTCACTGAGGACAGTCACCAGCACAAG GTGGTGATTGATGTCAAAGATTTTATGGATGGAGACGTGAAAGTGAAGGTGGTGGATGAGgaccaggtggtggtggagggcagcGTGGAGCAGCAGAACAGAGGGTCATTGTCCAAGAAGAGCTTCCGCCGCAGCTTCAACTTCCCTGGGCTGGTCAAGGCAGCAGACATTACCTCTACCATGTCCTCTGATGGTGTTCTCACTGTCATAGTGCCAAAGAAG GAGAGTGTTGCACAACTCACTGACATCAATATTCAGAGGTCCAGTAGCAAGGTAAACAGGGCAGCAGAAACCACTGAAGTGTCAGCTGAATCTGATCACCAGATTTCAGAGAGACAGTCACAAAAAGCATCGTCACTGGCTTCCAAtgaaacaacaaacaagaattctCTCACCAAAGACTCAAAGGAAGTCCATCAAGCAACCAGTGGAACCAACTCCACAACAGAAACAACTTGCAAGAAGTCAGTGTGTGTGAACAGCTTCCCAGTTCAACCCTCTGACCTTCTGCTGCCCATTTCTCACAGTGGACCTTTCTTCCAAGACTCATTCTtcactcaagctcaccaggagTTTGAGGAGGCCATGAAGAAGGTGCTGAACACTGTTGGGGAGTCTCCCAGAGCTGACGTCATGGCCTCTTACAGGAGTCTGCGGGAACAAAATTTGACGGAAGAGAATCAGGCAGTGTCTGTCACTGAGGACAGTCATCAGCACAAG GTGGTGATTGATGTCAAAGATTTTACGGCTGGAGACttgaaggtgaaggtggtggacgaggaccaggtggtggtggagggcagtGTGGAGCAGCAGAATGGAGGGTCATTGTCAAAGAAGAGTTTCCGCCGCAGCTTCAATTTCCCTGGGCTGGTCAAGGCAGCAGACATTACCTCAACCATGTCTTCTGATGGCATCCTCACTATAACAGTGCCAAAGAAG GAGGATGTTCAAATGATTGCCAGCAACTTCAAGATGGTGAATGCTGGAAACACCAGTAAGGCAGAATTGTCTTCAATTAATAGCAGTTCAAAATTGATGAAGGAAAGCAACTCTAAGACATCAATCCACACTGAAACTGCAGTTGACACAGAGAAGCAGGTGTCAAGCAATACAACTTGCAGTGATAAATGGGAAACTGATAGCAATTATTCTGTAGAATCAACAAAGATAGGCAATGGCCACCTGGATGCTAAGAGAAGGTCATCTTGGGAGCTGGACTCTCTCCTCCCTGTGTTTCCTAAAGGACCATTCTTCCATGATTCTTACTTCAAGGAATCTCGGCAGCACTTTGATGCAGCTGTGAAGGAGGCCCTCAGTAGGCTTGGTCATgaggaaacacaaacagacaactTCTCCCTCTACAGGAATCTACGCATGAGTGACATGACTGACCATAGTCAGGCAGTCAAGATCACAGAAAATGAGCAGGTTCATCAG GTGGTGCTCGATGTGCACGACTTCCTGGGAGGTGATATCAAGGTCAAGGTGGTTGGGAGGAATGAAGTGGAAGTGGAAGGGcggatagagaaggaagaaggagggtgTATGTCAATGCAGAGCTTCTGCCGAAGCTTCCATCTTCCTGGAGTGGTTGATGTGGATGCTGTGACATCTTGTCTGTCCTCTGATGGTGTCCTCACCATAAAGGCTCCCAAAGGTGCTGCAGGAGCCGGCAGGGGAGGCTGCTGA
- the LOC135112922 gene encoding uncharacterized protein LOC135112922 isoform X2 codes for MKAQQHSGLWLSKQGSDRKSTIHITSSSCARTSHSILQHSKSTHSQELVLYNTYKGNRRDFSFITVLGCRLVFNIYLNRSLNVTYAY; via the exons CACTCGGGCCTGTGGCTATCAAAACAAG GTTCTGACAGGAAGAGCACTATCCACATTACCTCCTCTTCATGTGCCAGGACCTCACACAGCATCCTGCAGCACTCCAAATCCACTCATTCCCAAGAGCTGGT ATTGTACAACACCTATAAGGGTAACAGAAGAGACTTTAGTTTCATAACAGTATTAGGTTGCAGACTTGTCTTCAACATATATTTGAACAGAAGCCTTAATGTCACATATGCATATTAA
- the LOC135112922 gene encoding gastrula zinc finger protein XlCGF8.2DB-like isoform X1, with protein sequence MCAAECTLRSVALESMSRGCSRGTKEEPSLIVGRFKCSRCEQVFIQVFTLPSLLLAYLSIHTDKKKFICQICKKRQGKKYSSPSSPRKTRKLYDCQECGKKFTKRSDLTRHTLIHSGIKKFKCQKCDKRFTQKVTLTKHMRIHTGVRDYECEECGKKFTQKANLSRHSLIHTREREGISFACHVCGKNFSQKGKLNEHLLIHAGIKNFECHECGKKFARKANLTDHLLLHAGVRNFECEECGKKFARKANLDQHMLRHLNVKDYECQVCGKKYTYKACLTQHMLSHTRGKSFECNECGKKYALKGDLNRHALFHSGIRNFECEQCGKRFLRKAYLTKHLRSHNKVK encoded by the coding sequence ATGTGTGCTGCTGAGTGCACTCTCAGAAGTGTTGCATTGGAGAGCATGAGCCGAGGATGCAGCAGGGGCACCAAGGAGGAGCCTTCCTTAATTGTGGGAAGGTTCAAGTGTAGTCGTTGTGAACAAGTGTTCATACAGGTGTTCACTCTTCCAAGCCTCCTCCTAGCATACCTTTCCATTCACACAGATAAAAAGAAGTTTATCTGTCAGATATGTAAAAAAAGGCAAGGTAAAAAGTATAGTAGCCCCTCATCTCCTCGAAAGACAAGGAAACTGTATGACTGTCAGGAGTGTGGTAAAAAGTTCACTAAAAGGAGTGACCTCACGAGACACACCCTCATTCATTCTGGTATTAAAAAATTTAAATGTCaaaaatgtgataaaagattTACTCAGAAGGTTACCCTGACCAAACACATGCGTATCCACACTGGTGTTCGAGACTATGAGTGTGAAGAGTGTGGTAAAAAGTTTACTCAGAAGGCTAATCTTTCTAGACACAGTCTTATCCATACCCGTGAAAGAGAAGGTATAAGTTTTGCATGCCATGTTTGTGGTAAGAATTTTTCTCAGAAAGGTAAGCTCAATGAACACCTTCTTATTCATGCAGGTATTAAAAATTTTGAATGCCATGAATGTGGTAAAAAGTTTGCCCGAAAAGCTAACCTCACTGACCACTTGCTCCTTCATGCTGGTGTTAGAAACTTTGAGTGTGAGGAATGTGGTAAGAAGTTTGCTCGAAAGGCCAACCTTGACCAACATATGCTGAGACACTTGAATGTTAAAGACTACGAATGTCAAGTATGTGGTAAGAAATACACATACAAGGCTTGTCTCACTCAGCACATGCTCAGTCATACTCGGGGCAAGAGCTTTGAGTGCAATGAGTGTGGCAAGAAGTATGCTTTGAAGGGTGATCTTAATAGACATGCACTTTTTCATTCTGGTATTAGAAATTTTGAATGTGAACAATGTGGGAAAAGGTTTCTCCGCAAAGCATATCTCACCAAACACCTCCGCTCTCATAATAAAGTGAAGTAA